Genomic segment of Nocardioides plantarum:
CCTCGACGAGCGGGACCGCGTGGCGGCGTACGCGTTCTTCGCCCCGCGCTGCGACCGGGTCCGGGTGATGCCGTTCCTCGACGGGGTGCCGTGCTCCATCCACGGCATCGTGCTCGGGCCGGACGCGGGCGGCACCGCCGCGCTCCGGCCGGTCGAGCTGGCGATCCTGCGCCACCTCGAGACCCGCTCGTTCGTCTACGGCGGGCTGTCGACGTGGTGGGACCCGCCGGCGGCCGACCGCGACGAGATGCGTGCGGTCGCGCGGCGCGTGGGCGACCACCTCGCCGCGACCCACGGCTACCGCGGCGCGTTCGGGATCGACGGCGTGCTCACCGGAGACGGGTTCCGCCCGACCGAGCTCAACACCCGCGCGTCGGCCGGCGTGAGCACCCTCGCGCAGGTCGACCCGGGCTTCTTCGGCCTGCTCCAGGACCACCTCGTGCTCGGCCTCGACCCGGGGCTCACGGTCGAGGACGTCGAGTCCCTGGTGCCGCTGCTCGACGCCCGGCGCACCGGACGGCCCTCCGCCGTCGGGCAGGGCGTCTCGCTCGGCGGCACCCACTCCTACGACCTCGAGCGGCGCGAGGGGAGGCTCGCCCGGGCGCCCGAGGGCGAGGCGACCGGGACGACCCTGGTCGCCGCCGACACCCCTGTCGGGTTCTTCGCCCGGCTCGACCCGTGCGCACTGCTCGCACCCGGCGACCGGCTCGCGCCGCTCAACGTCGCCCTGACGACCTACCTCGACCAGACGTACGACTCCGGGTTCGGGCCGCTCGGGGCGGCGCCCGACCTGCGCTGACGGACGTCGGGCCGGGCGTCGGCCGGGCGTCGGCCGGTTCGGCAGGCGGTTCGGCAGGCGGTTCGGCAGGCGGGCGTCGTACGGGTCGAGGCCCGTCGCGACGAGCCGTCTCGTCACCGTAGGGTCCGCCCCATGGCGCGCGTGGTGGTGGTCGGTGGTGGCTACGGCGGCCTGGCGTCGGCGGCGCGGCTGGCCAAGCTCGGCCACGACGTCACGCTGATCGAGGCCTCCGCGCGACTCGGCGGGGCGCTGACGACCATCGAGTCGGAGGGCTTCGCCTGGGAGGCCGGGCCGACGATGCTGCACGTGCCGGCCGTCGTGCGCGACCTGTTCCGCAAGACCGGGCGCCCCCTCGAGGCCGAGCTCGGGGTCGCGACCGGGGAGGAGCTGCAGCCGCTGGAGGTGGTGCGCGAGCACCGGTTCGCGGACCGCTCGGTGCTGCGGCTGCCGACGGGCCGGCGGGCCCAGGTCGACGCCTTCGACGCGCTCGGTGCGGGGCTCGGGGCCGCGTGGGACGCCTACGTGACGCCGTACGCCGAGGTCTGGGATGTCCTGCGCCGCCACTACTTCGAGGAGCCGTGGACGCCCGGAGACCTGCCGCGCGAGGTGACGACGATCCTCGACGGCCGCGAGCAGCTCCACAAGCGGCTGCGCAAGGCCTTCCGCGACGACCGGCCGGCGACCGTCGCCGGGCACCCGTTCGTCGCCGACGGCCACGACCTGCGCAACGTGCCGGCGTGGGCGGGGGTCGCGACCCACCTCGAGCAGCTCTTCGGCGCCTGGACCCTGGCCGGTGGGATGCACCGGCTCGCCGGCCTGCTGGCCGCCCGGCTGGCGACCCGTGGGGTGAGCGTCGTGCTCGACAGCCCGGTGCTCGACCTCGTGGTGCGCGAGGGCCGGGTCGTGGCCGTGCGCACCGCACAGGGCGAGGTCGGCGCCGACGTGGTCGTGTGCG
This window contains:
- a CDS encoding phytoene desaturase family protein, with product MARVVVVGGGYGGLASAARLAKLGHDVTLIEASARLGGALTTIESEGFAWEAGPTMLHVPAVVRDLFRKTGRPLEAELGVATGEELQPLEVVREHRFADRSVLRLPTGRRAQVDAFDALGAGLGAAWDAYVTPYAEVWDVLRRHYFEEPWTPGDLPREVTTILDGREQLHKRLRKAFRDDRPATVAGHPFVADGHDLRNVPAWAGVATHLEQLFGAWTLAGGMHRLAGLLAARLATRGVSVVLDSPVLDLVVREGRVVAVRTAQGEVGADVVVCAIDPRRLPALARHVERTMPSLPPSITHLGLEGGLDLPHETVVHGDPMVVVRPGGTAPPGRTACTLHGRGRLSEDMLKVLARAGLDVRDQVVTRVDRTPLETVQAWGGSPYGVLWQGRGTVRHRLGPTTPVAGVYAAGAHATPGSGLAYVGLGAALVASVVGPA